The DNA sequence ATTTGAGCCAGGACAATAAGCGCATGTTGATGCCGATCCGAGAGCCACGCACGCTAGAACTACGGTACCTTGGAGAAATGACAACAAtaccaaaaacaacaaaaaaaagcaGCTAATACCACAAACCGCAATGGCTAGTCCAATTGAAGAATGACCTAATACTGCATAGGTGCCGGTAAGGAATGCAGACCCCATAGCAATCATTGAATAAGAGGTAGAGCCACATTAAATAATTGTGATACAAGACGCTCCCTTTTCATCGACAAGAAAAATCGTATCATGACGGCACAACTGGACATATACAGGGCTAATGTATTAGTTATCAAAAATGCCTTGAAAGCTGCATTTCTTGATAGAACAGCAAAACCTTGATCTGGCCCTTTTTCACTATGGTAATTAACCACCAGGCATAGTGAAACCTGCTGTGAAAGTCACAATTGCTATGAGTGTAGCCACTACCAAATGAGATTCTTTTATTTCCTTGTATTTAGACTCTTCGCCACCTTTATTTACATGGACTTTCGTGTCATCATCTTTGTCTCTTGACACTCGTTGACCTACTCTTGCACTAGATTTTCTCAAACCTTGTTTGATATCTGATACGGGTGTATCCTCCAACTTAGAGGAAGGAAGGCCCAAGAGGACAACTCAAGGACAACCTCCTGCTTATTTGCATGATTACATTAGGAAATAATCATCCTAGTTTCATAATGATTATTTACCTTAAAGACGTTTTGTATCAAACATTTAAGTCTCATATCTTTTATTATTACTTTCCAGATTAGGCTAGGTTTTCATCACTATTTATGTTGCTGCTTGTAAGACTTTGGATCATTGagttatctatactattattaagagaagatggtttgttagccaaaatctaaaattttgacagaattgaccctaaaatattaataaactttgagaattaattaaatcacaaggataattaagacatttacaaaatgtatttttctttagaaaatttgaaaaaaagtaTCCACAactcacttttctctctcccactttattttctctgcaataaccaacttctttcttttttattttctaaagaaaaaaaattaataacttACACATGCAGAGTATGATATAAGAAAAATGCTAGTATGATATAAGAAAACGTGGCTTTGGCTGCAAATATGTGTGAGTTCTTTAAGCATCTTGTTTCTGGTGTCAAGTGGTAGAGTTAGAGACCTGTGTCTGACTTAATTTCCCATtaatctggtatcagagcccggATTCTGTTTGGTGGGATCGATAGACGGTTTCCATGGCTAACAAACGTGGTAGGGGAGGTTTTCGGATGGAGGATCATGGCAATACCAACGACATGGAGGAAATCAAGGGGTTGATTGAACAACTTAGTGAATGCCTTGCTCGCATCGAAACTCAAGGCCGTGATGGTGGTGAGAGTTCCAACGGGGAGGAGAGTGTTCATTCTCATGGTGATAGGAGGCATGGTAATAACCATGATCACCATTCTTTAAACTTGAAGGACCTCCCTGAGTTTGAAGGAAGAATGCGACCAGATGAATTCATTGATTGGCTTAACACCATTGAAAGAATTTTTGATTACAAGCACACTCCTGATGAAAGAAAGGTGAAGATGGTAGCGATCACATTGACACACAAGGCCTCTGCGTGGGAATCCTTGCGATCTCGCCGTGAACGCCTAGGAAAGCCGAAGATCAAGAATTGGgaaaagatgaagaaagaaTTGCAAAAAAGATTTTTACCAGAAAACTATACTCAAAACAACTTTATGAAACTTCACAACATAAGGCAAGGGTCGAGAACAGTTGATGAGTTCACAGAGGAGTTCGATCTCTTGACTACAAGATGTGGAGTGATAGAGGAAGAGGAGCAGTTAATTGCAAGATATCTTGGAGGGTTGCGAAAAGAAATTCATGATGTGGTGGTTTTACAACAATATTGGAGttacaatgatgtttataaatTGGCTAGTGAGGTGGAGAAACAACTAAAAGTACGTCAGAAGCGGCCTAGCAATGAGGACTCCTACCACAAACAAATTGCTGCCAAGTGGGTTGCACCATCTGAGACTGATAAAAACGAAGAACAAAAGATTGAATTCCAGAACAACAGCACCAATCTCAAGGAGGGTGGCAAGCCTAAGAAGTGTTTCAAGTGTTCGGGGTTGGGACATATAGCATCTGAATGTCCTAATCGACGGGTGGTGAACTTGGTTGAGGAAATCGGAGAAACAAGTGAAGCAAGACATGGTGAACTAATGATATCTGATGATTGTCATTATTATAATGACGAAGAAGTTACCTGGAGTGATCAAGGTGAGTCACTTGTGATAAGAAGAACCATGAATGCATCAAAAATAGAAGAGCACCTAGATTGGAGAAGACATAATATATTTCATACAAAGTGCACTTCCAATGGTAAGGTGTGTCAAGTTATCATTGATGGGGGGAGTTGTGAAAACATTGTGGCACAAGAGATGGTAGACAAGTTGAACTTGCAAACAGAAAGGAAGCCAATATCCTATAAGCTGCAGTGGTTCAAAAAAGGTAGTGATGTAGTAGTCAACCAACGTTGTTTGGTATCATTCTCTATTGGAAAAAACTACCGAGACTCACAATGGTGTGTTGTAGCACCAATGGATGCTTGCCATCTCTTATTAGGCCGTCCTTGGCAATTTGATAGGACAGCTCACCATGACGGGTACCAGAACACCTACTCTTTCTTGCAGGATGGAAAGAAAATTATTTTGGGTCCATCTAGAGCAGACTACAAACCAAAATCATCCAAAGCAGAGAGCTGCAGTTTTCTCTCCACAAAGAAgtttgtaattgaatccaaagAGAGTGGGGAATTGTATATGTTGATGGTGAAAGAATTGGGCACTGATGATTTTAGTTATTCCAAGGTGTTAGCACCTTCGCTGGAGGAATATAGTGAAGTCATTCCTGAGGAGTTACCTTATGGGCTACCACCTATGCGTGACATACAACACCACATTGATCTCGTACCAGGTTCAAGTTTGCCAAACAGGCCTCACTACCGCATGAGTccacaagaatatgaagagctCAATAGGCAAGTGACTGAGTTGCTACAGAAAGGAGTGATCTGGGAAAGTATGAGTCCGTGTGCAGTACCAGCATTACTCACACCTAAGAAGGATGGGACCTGGCGTATGTGTATTGACAGTAGAGCAATAAATAAGATAACAGTAAAGTATAGGTTTCCAATCCCACGCTTGGATGATATGCTCGACCACTTATCTGGAGCTAAGGtattttcaaaaattgattTACGAAGTGGGTACCATCAGATAAGGATAAGGCCAGGAGATGAATGGAAGACAGCTTTCAAGACCCGTGATGGTCTGTTTGAGTGGCTTGTAATGCCGTTCGGATTAACTAATGCCCCTAGCACATTCATGCGACTCATGAATCAGGTATTTCGCCCTTTTATTGGAAAATTCGTGGTTGTTTATTTCGATGATATTCTTGTGTATAGTCTTAATGAAGCAGAACACTTGAAGCACCGACGAGAGATTTTTGAAGTATTGAGGGTGCAGAAGCTATATGCCAATTTGAAGAAGTGTGAGTTTTTAACTGAAAGCTTAGTTTTCTTGGGATATGTTATTTCTGCTGAAGGAATCAAAGTGGACTCAAACAAAATTACAGCAATTTTAGAGTGGCCAACACCAAAATCCATCCATGATATTAGAAGCTTTCACGGCCTAGCTTCTTTTTATCAGCTGTTTATTCGCAATTTTAGCTCCATTATTGCTCCAATGACTGATTGTCTGCGTTCTAATGTATTCAAATGGACTGAAGAGGCCAATAAGAGTTTACATGCAATAAAAGAAGCTATGACCAAAGCCCCTGTCTTGGCTTTACCTGATTATGATAAGGTTTTTGAGGTTGATTGTGATGCGTCCAAGAATGGTATTGGAGCTGTCTTGAGCCAAGAAGGAAAGCCCATAGCTTTTTTCAGTGAGAAATTAAATGACACCAGGCAGAGGTATTCCACATATGACGTTGAATTTTATGCCATTGTTCAATCTCTTCGGTATTGTAGGCAATATCTTATCTTCAAAGAATTTTTTCTCTACTCTGATCATGAAGCCCTCAAGTTCCTCAATGGACAACAAAAACTTAATAGGCGCCATGCCAGATGGGTCGAAGAACTACAAGAATACAACTTTGTGATCAAGCATAAAGCTGGGGTGCAAAATAGGGTGGCTAATGCCTTGAGTAGGCGTGGAGCACTTCTATCTGTGATGGAGGTACGAGTTGACAACTTTGATTACTTAAAGAAGTTATATCAAGAAGATGTAGATTTTTGTGAGACATGGAATGAGTGAAAGGAGAAGAACTCTATTAAAGATTTCCATATTCAAGAGTAGCAGGTTATGTGTCCCtacactactacacaaaaggcttcacacgacggtttaaaactgtcgtctcacgttttgcatttccgtggtctatcgaggcgtcgtctgatgaaacgctgtcagacgacggttttcaaCCGTCGTATACCGATCATTGAGTCGACGGTTTGCAGCTGACTCCGTCGTCTAATGGACCGGCAGATCTGCCGACATGCTGTCAACAAGCTGTCGACAGAAATATgccgtggtgtgacttctactcataccacggtttttagGATTCAAGCCTTGTCTCTTTATTGTTCAGaagtcagtttttatttttaagacgtTGTGTAAATTGTATACACACGACAGTTCTTCCAGCATAAAATGTGGTGTGATGACTTAAAAATTCAGTGCACGCGCTTTCACACGACAGATATAACTCTAACCGTTGTATTGTGACATTTGAGACGATGGTTTTTGCTTACTTGTTGTCTGTGTGTGTATCCAACAATGATATCAGTAAGAACCGTCGTGTGaattgtagaaattttgtttgattccaCCCTATAATCCTCATCATACGACATATTTTTCTACATATTGTTGTTGTAATGGCAAGATTTAGATTCTGGaatgaaaaatgaccaaaagaacAGAAAATTAATCATAATAGTTAGTTGTTATAATCCCATAACAATCTAAATGGGTCTGATAATGCTAATTGTATCTACAAAATAGGAGAACAGAAAAAATCCAAGTCAAGTATTCACTGATCTCCTGCTCTTCTTAGCTTTTGTCTTCAAAATTAGGCTTCACTTCATAACATTGGCACTCTCCATGGCCTAAAGAATAGTAATGGGCTTCCTCATTGAAAGAGTTCTAGGATGTTGCAGTGCTCCAAATACAGGAAGTTGTTGTGCTAATTATGCAGCAGCCAAATACTCTCATTTGGTGCTCCAAGTACTTGCATTTACGGCAGCTACAACATTCTTAGAATCCACCGCTGCCTCACTGCTGCTAACCAGACAAGAAATAAGCTTAGCAGCTATCCAAAGAATAAAGTTTTAGTCTGTATATATGCACGTCTTGTATACAATTAAAAAAACTATTAGCTTTACCAACATTTTTCAGTGCATCAATGACTTACAGAAGCAACCAAGAAGCAGAACTTAAAGGTCTCCCTTCCTTCACAATAACCTATCATGCACACAAAGCACGACTAAAATTGATATATTTAAGCCAAATACACCAATTCTCGGCAACTAATTCCAAACAGATATCACTAGGATAGAAGTAAAGGCCATTTTACTCTAATTCTTCATTCAAACACTGCAAACAGAAAAAGTACTAGCAACACAGTGCAACACTTGATTTGTTCAAATAGCCAAAACTCCCTGAGTGTGAAACCAGAGGCAgtttgaaaaaaaacaaaaatataagtTATAATGCCTTGATTAAAGAAGCTATGAaatcacacacatacacacacagcTATCTATGTTAATTGTAGTTAGGAAGGAGCAGAGTtgaccaaagaaagaaaacgaaaaaaaaaaagagcagaacactgcttgttttgcagactTTATCTATGTAACCTCTTGGTCCAAATAAATGACGTGAGATAAAGTAGCTGATGAGTAAAGAGAACAAATCAAGACTAAAAGTTCTCCCATGCTTCAAGCTGACTAAGAAAATATACTAGAGTGACAATTGGTTTACTCTCAAGGCTAATGGAAAGTTACATTACCGACCTGGACATATATTCTTGCTATAAAAGGGGATTCCAGAAGCATATTATTAGATAGTACCTTATTATAACCAAATGCATTTTCTCGAAAAATATGCCCTGCAACAATAGGATCTGATATATACCACAACAAATCCTTTCGGTCCAAACGCAAGCTTATACACAGAGCCATGCTGTAAAGTCCAACAGAAGGTTACAGAGAAAGTTAAATAACAAACCTCAGTACCACAGTTGCAAGAATATATTCTTATAACCAAAGGACaagaaaaataaggaaaaagagTAACTTTCATAACCATGATTAACTCATGTAAATAAAGAAAGGTCTAATATTTTATTGTACAAATGCAAAGGCGTATGATGGCATATGAGGATGCATATATATACCCTAAACTCTTTCAGGAATCTTTGTTAGACGCTATATTTAGTGGCACCCATAGAGCACATGAAAATACACTTGGTCGCGTAAGCTGATTATTATTGACAAAAGTAAAGTGGAACTAGTGAGAATGGAATCCTCGTATCTTGTAGACCAATAATACATAGACCAAAAGCAGACCAATAGATAACACCCAGACCAATGCCaatactgaaaaagaaaaagcaagctAGTAAAGAATCATTTTTATCAATCGCCCTTATTTCACTTGTCTATGACAAAAGACTTAATTACAGTACGTAGACGTAGAAGTCTGAATCTAACATGCAAATGTtggaccaaagaaaaaaaagggttgCAGAGGAAAAGAGTGTTCTGCAATGACAAAGCCACCTAAGTTAGAAACTATTGAATCTACAGATATTATGGGGGATAAGAAAGTTCAACGCAGAACTACTGCATCAACCATGACAGGGCTCAATAAAAAACAGGGCtcaataaaaataacaaaatgacAAAACTTTTCAAATTATCATTTGTGAAAGTAACTGCAACAAAGAAGAAAGAACAATTAAATGAGTATAATCAGGATGCATTCATAGTTTGAAATAGACTAGCAACCAACATATCATTCTTGAACATCAGTTATAAGCTAATAGAATTCCAATGCTTTAGCATcatctttgaaaagaaaaaggaaaaaagttgaGTTACAAAGAAAAGCCAGTACCTTCCTTATAATTCCATGCGTGTCATAAGCAAGACGTGCATCTACCTCAGTGGACACTCTGCCAGGAACTAGTTTTGCCAAATCAGTACCAACATTGACTAAAGCCTATACAACCGGAACATAATACTGAACCATATGATCTAGCTAACAAGGAATTCACATTACGAATGATTATGATACAAGACAACCAACCTTGTTACAGAAACATGACAATCTCAATTCGGAATTCTCATGCTTGTTACACTCCGAATCTGCCAGCGCCATATCCACAGCATTCTACACCAAAGAAAAGACCATCAATGACTACGTATTAGAAAGCAAACACAGTTTTTGTAATCTAAAATTCATTTTTCGAAGAGAAATGCTTACTCTAAATATGGTATCAGGGAGACTGCATATACCCAAGAGTAGGGCGGAGCTCACAGTAGCAGCAGTTGGAGGAAACCTGGTTATAAATAATCAGTAAACTAGAAAATTCAGATACATAGAGAAGCGATTTCATTACTCCCCTGGTTCATACTAAAATCttagaaacaaaaaaagaatggAAATAATTAAATAACTTATCCGAAAATAGATAAATAGAAGATCAAGTCACTCTTATCAACTAACTAGCTAAAACATTATGATCATATCAACAGAAAAATCAGATGCAaaacaaaatcataaaaatttcaaattctacTTCTTTGTGAGTAACAAAAGAGAGGAAAACTATACTCAATGCCAATCAATAAACCCCCTCGCTACTGAAAATCCAAATTGCAATCTCAAGATTTAAAACTTCAGTCAACGTGAAAACTGCATTGCAGAAAGGAAATTAAAACTTACAGGTATAAACCTTTTGCACAACAGGAATGATTCGAACACACCCAAAATGAATTGCAAGTTCTCTAACATCTAGTTTGTTCCTGCACCACCACAACACAATCCAATCCACTCCAATAATTAGTATCCACTATATTTAGAAATGacatcaaaattgaaacaaacaataaaaaaaatcaaaaacccacTTTAGACCAAGGCTGTTCTGCAAGGAATTGAAGGATCTCGTATAAGCCTTCTTCAACATCCCACTCAAAAACCCACTTGAGAAAAGCCTCtacctttcttttcgttttTCAGCTTTGCCCTCAAAGATTGTTCCTTTAAGACACAAAGCAAGACAAAACATACAAACGATCAGATATTGGGATCAAAACTCGAGATCATATCAATGCAAACTAATCAATCAGTGTTGTAATACATACATGGAAATGTCTGAGCAACTCCCTCTCCTTTTCAGCATGACTAGCTTGCTCTTCCTCCTCCAGGTCGCTATAGAGACATCAAGAACAACACAAGTGAGTCATGTTCAAATTaaccagaaaagaaaaggataatCAATAATAAAGTACATTGGTTTGAACAAAAAGTGAGGAGTTTATACGGTTTAACTTCAGCCTTTGGGCAAGCTTTTGGTATGAACCTCCTCTGagtcaaaacaaagaaaatcagtAATATTGTATAAACTACAGGTTCACATTTAACAAAGGGCAGTGCACCATGCCTTTCTGGGAGCAGGAGCACCAGATTGTGGTCGTTGGCTCATTAGAGATTAAGATACAATCTACCAATCAACCAAAATCCAAACCACAATCACAAACGCCCTAAACCAAGCACACAACCAGGGACTTTACACGAACAAAACTTGCTCACCACAGCTGATATCCCAGATAAAATACTGCTGATGACCACTATCTTCACCACCATAACTGATATCTGCAGAGCATTGGGTACAACAGTCTGTCATTttcacaaaaacaataaaaaaaaccacATAACAAATAACACACCCAGCCATTCGAAAATTGAAAGACTCAACTCACATAATTAAGAACAGCATACATAGTATGCGCAACTTCCGAAGCCTTAGCAGTGATCCTATAAGCAACATCCTCATGAGCAACCAACATAAGCTacaaggggaaaaaaaagtaGATTGACAAACAACATACTTCAGCTTAGCAGCTCTCAATTTGTGAATTATCAGAACTCTTCTCACTCAATGTTTTCACCGAgaacaaaacaaatgaaaaccAGAACTGTTCTGCTAATTCTTCAGGCTGCACACAGAAATGTAGTTAAGTTGCACATTGAATGACACAAATTTTCATCATGAATCAACAATGTTACACACATTCAAGAACTGATAAAACATACCGTTCCATTTCCGATAGctgataaatttgatattagaACATGTTTCGTTTCTATCAGTAGCTTGATAGCTTGTGCCACCAGGTTCTCGTCCAACAACAATCCACTGAAATCTTCCGTCAGCCTAATCGGGAGAAGGAAATCAAAGCAAATCACTAGTGGGTTCACATTTAAAGTTATCAAAACCAGAAAAACAACAACACATTGATATAAAATCTTCCATTAAAAATCCGTCTTAAACTAgtgaagaaaatcaaaacaacatTCTCAATTTGTTCAAAGTCAGGGCCGGAAAATGTCCAGTTaatcaaaaccccaaatcaaaagATGAGAGTGATGGTATTATACCTTTATCAGAATCTCCAGTTAgtcaaaaccccaaatcaaaagAGTGATTTGTGAAGAACCCGAACTCAACACCTgaaatcaaaagtgaagaacccGAACTCAACACCTgaaatcaaaagtgaagaacccGAAATCAAAAGCATGATTTATGAAATCAaaagaatgagattttgagaaaccagaaacccccaaattttagggccgggcttaCCAGATTCGAAGACAAATCTCCGACTTAGGGCTTCGAAAGCTTCGCACCAGAGTCGGGCCTTCAGAGGCGGTGGATTTAAGGTTTAGGGCCGTGGAGTGAGTCGGGGTAGCTATGGAGTGAGTTAGAGTGATTCGGAGAGAGTCGGGGTTTGGAGGGGCTATGTCGAGGTATGGTTGG is a window from the Rosa chinensis cultivar Old Blush chromosome 2, RchiOBHm-V2, whole genome shotgun sequence genome containing:
- the LOC112183652 gene encoding uncharacterized protein LOC112183652 — translated: MANKRGRGGFRMEDHGNTNDMEEIKGLIEQLSECLARIETQGRDGGESSNGEESVHSHGDRRHGNNHDHHSLNLKDLPEFEGRMRPDEFIDWLNTIERIFDYKHTPDERKVKMVAITLTHKASAWESLRSRRERLGKPKIKNWEKMKKELQKRFLPENYTQNNFMKLHNIRQGSRTVDEFTEEFDLLTTRCGVIEEEEQLIARYLGGLRKEIHDVVVLQQYWSYNDVYKLASEVEKQLKVRQKRPSNEDSYHKQIAAKWVAPSETDKNEEQKIEFQNNSTNLKEGGKPKKCFKCSGLGHIASECPNRRVVNLVEEIGETSEARHGELMISDDCHYYNDEEVTWSDQGESLVIRRTMNASKIEEHLDWRRHNIFHTKCTSNGKVCQVIIDGGSCENIVAQEMVDKLNLQTERKPISYKLQWFKKGSDVVVNQRCLVSFSIGKNYRDSQWCVVAPMDACHLLLGRPWQFDRTAHHDGYQNTYSFLQDGKKIILGPSRADYKPKSSKAESCSFLSTKKFVIESKESGELYMLMVKELGTDDFSYSKVLAPSLEEYSEVIPEELPYGLPPMRDIQHHIDLVPGSSLPNRPHYRMSPQEYEELNRQVTELLQKGVIWESMSPCAVPALLTPKKDGTWRMCIDSRAINKITVKYRFPIPRLDDMLDHLSGAKVFSKIDLRSGYHQIRIRPGDEWKTAFKTRDGLFEWLVMPFGLTNAPSTFMRLMNQVFRPFIGKFVVVYFDDILVYSLNEAEHLKHRREIFEVLRVQKLYANLKKCEFLTESLVFLGYVISAEGIKVDSNKITAILEWPTPKSIHDIRSFHGLASFYQLFIRNFSSIIAPMTDCLRSNVFKWTEEANKSLHAIKEAMTKAPVLALPDYDKVFEVDCDASKNGIGAVLSQEGKPIAFFSEKLNDTRQRYSTYDVEFYAIVQSLRYCRQYLIFKEFFLYSDHEALKFLNGQQKLNRRHARWVEELQEYNFVIKHKAGVQNRVANALSRRGALLSVMEVRVDNFDYLKKLYQEDVDFCETWNE